A region of Subdoligranulum variabile DNA encodes the following proteins:
- a CDS encoding DUF3737 family protein — MVLLENRTFDEERALYGSDGILVRNCRFDGPADGESALKESRNVQVEHCFMNLRYPFWHDEQLCIQDSELTPLCRAALWYSSHVQIKNTKLHGIKAVRECMDVSLFRCDIDSPEFGWSADGIHMQDCTAQSEYFLLRARNIELERVNFQGKYSFQYIENAVFSDCRFETKDAFWHGKNVTVRNSIIKGEYLGWYSDGLTLEHCKIIGTQPFCYCKNLTLIDCEMVDTDLCFEKSEVEAEITTPVLSVKNPLAGHIFLPAVGEIIRDDPHSQGKILIGTQKNARNADEKGATKHA; from the coding sequence ATGGTCCTTTTGGAAAATCGAACCTTTGATGAGGAGCGGGCGCTTTACGGAAGCGACGGCATTCTTGTGCGGAACTGTCGCTTTGATGGCCCCGCGGACGGAGAGAGTGCACTCAAGGAAAGTCGGAATGTACAGGTGGAGCATTGCTTTATGAACCTGCGCTATCCATTCTGGCATGATGAACAGCTATGCATCCAGGACAGCGAACTGACACCGCTCTGCCGCGCTGCTTTGTGGTATTCCAGCCATGTTCAAATCAAGAATACAAAACTGCATGGTATCAAAGCTGTGCGGGAATGCATGGATGTGTCGCTGTTCCGGTGCGATATTGATTCGCCGGAGTTCGGATGGTCTGCCGATGGAATCCATATGCAGGATTGCACTGCGCAAAGTGAGTATTTTCTGCTGAGAGCCCGCAACATTGAATTAGAACGGGTAAATTTCCAGGGAAAATATTCTTTCCAATATATTGAGAATGCGGTATTCAGTGATTGTCGCTTCGAAACAAAGGACGCCTTCTGGCACGGGAAGAATGTGACAGTGCGGAACAGCATTATTAAAGGGGAATATCTTGGGTGGTATTCCGATGGATTGACACTGGAACACTGCAAGATCATTGGCACCCAACCGTTCTGTTACTGCAAAAACCTAACTTTGATTGATTGCGAGATGGTGGATACGGATCTCTGCTTCGAAAAATCCGAAGTGGAGGCTGAAATCACCACACCGGTGCTGAGCGTCAAGAATCCGCTGGCAGGGCACATTTTTCTGCCTGCTGTAGGGGAGATTATTCGGGACGATCCGCATTCACAGGGAAAGATTCTCATCGGCACACAGAAAAATGCTCGAAATGCAGACGAAAAGGGGGCAACCAAACATGCCTAA
- a CDS encoding alpha/beta hydrolase, protein MQKATIVTQEWDKTFPENERVNHRKVVFHNRYGIELVGDLYTPKQAAEARLPAIAVCGPFGAVKEQSSGLYAQTMAARGFVTLAFDPSFTGESGGEPRYMASPDINTEDFQAAVDYLSTLDQADPDRIGIIGICGWGGMALNTAALDTRVKATVTSTMYDMARVNANGYFDSEDSAEARYAKRQALNRQRTEDYRNGTYALGGGVVDPLPENAPFFVKDYYDYYKTPRGYHARSLNSNGGWNVIGCMSFMNQPILRYSNEIRSAVLMIHGEKAHSCYFTKDAFANMMRHNPYKDNKQLLLIPGAVHTDLYDRMDVIPFDEITEFFRKVFA, encoded by the coding sequence ATGCAAAAAGCAACGATTGTGACCCAGGAATGGGATAAAACATTTCCTGAAAATGAACGGGTAAATCACCGCAAGGTGGTTTTTCATAATCGATATGGAATTGAGCTGGTGGGAGATCTTTACACCCCCAAGCAGGCAGCAGAGGCCCGGCTGCCTGCCATTGCTGTTTGCGGTCCCTTTGGCGCCGTCAAAGAACAATCCTCAGGATTGTATGCCCAGACGATGGCAGCTCGCGGCTTTGTGACGCTGGCATTTGATCCCTCCTTTACGGGAGAAAGCGGCGGTGAACCGCGCTATATGGCGTCTCCGGATATCAATACCGAGGATTTCCAGGCGGCAGTAGACTATCTTTCGACGCTGGATCAGGCAGACCCCGACAGAATTGGGATTATCGGCATCTGTGGATGGGGCGGTATGGCCTTGAATACGGCGGCTCTAGATACCCGTGTGAAGGCTACCGTGACCTCCACCATGTACGACATGGCCCGCGTCAATGCCAATGGGTATTTTGACAGCGAGGATTCTGCAGAGGCCCGTTATGCCAAGCGGCAGGCCCTGAATAGACAACGTACCGAGGATTATCGGAATGGAACGTACGCACTGGGGGGCGGTGTTGTGGATCCGCTTCCGGAAAATGCGCCATTTTTCGTAAAGGATTATTACGATTACTATAAAACGCCCCGTGGGTACCATGCACGTTCCCTGAACTCCAACGGTGGCTGGAATGTCATCGGGTGTATGTCGTTTATGAACCAGCCTATTCTGCGCTACAGCAATGAGATCCGCAGTGCAGTTTTGATGATTCACGGTGAAAAAGCACATTCCTGCTATTTTACCAAGGATGCCTTTGCCAATATGATGCGGCACAATCCTTACAAGGACAACAAACAATTGTTACTGATTCCCGGGGCGGTACATACCGATCTATATGATCGGATGGATGTGATTCCCTTTGATGAGATTACAGAATTCTTCCGTAAGGTTTTTGCGTAA
- a CDS encoding flavodoxin family protein, producing MPKNVVVITSSLRAGSNSDALAEVFARGARDAGHSVEVISLKEKTIAFCRGCLACQKTCKCVVNDDAVAIADKICQADVVAFASSVYYYGLSGQLKTLLDRCNPLYSREYAFRTVYLLASAAEDDPSTVEGSARGLQGWVDCFEKASLAGTIFAGGVTEPGEVSQHPAMKQAYETGKTLI from the coding sequence ATGCCTAAGAATGTGGTGGTCATAACCAGCAGCTTGCGCGCCGGCAGCAATTCCGATGCACTGGCAGAAGTTTTTGCCCGCGGTGCCCGCGATGCAGGGCATTCTGTAGAAGTGATCAGTCTCAAAGAAAAGACCATTGCCTTTTGCCGTGGATGTCTGGCTTGCCAGAAGACCTGCAAATGCGTAGTGAACGATGATGCCGTTGCCATCGCCGATAAAATCTGCCAGGCTGATGTAGTGGCTTTTGCTTCGTCGGTCTATTATTACGGGCTTTCCGGACAGCTGAAAACCTTGCTTGATCGCTGCAATCCGCTGTATTCCCGCGAGTACGCATTCCGCACAGTATATCTGCTGGCCAGCGCGGCGGAAGACGATCCGTCTACCGTAGAAGGAAGCGCGCGTGGTCTGCAAGGTTGGGTCGATTGTTTTGAAAAAGCTTCCCTCGCCGGGACGATTTTTGCCGGAGGTGTTACCGAGCCCGGGGAGGTTTCCCAACATCCGGCTATGAAGCAGGCTTATGAAACAGGCAAGACCCTTATTTGA
- a CDS encoding LysR family transcriptional regulator, with translation MEIRVLRYFLAVAREESITAAANFLHLTQPTLSRQIHDLEEELGQQLLIRKSHRVALTPEGMLLRKRAEEILSMVDKTESEFRSLETTISGDVYIGSGETQAVRQIARIIRQLQQDYPDIHYHMHSGNAQDITDRLDNGLLDFGVLIQPADITKYDSLVLPDKDVWGVIMRKDSPLAAKQSVCKEDLRFLPLLCSRQAILSQRHGNAFASWFGSEFEKLNIVCTYNLIYNAAIMVEEGIGYAVTLDHLANTSANSALCFRPLVPRLESGLNIVWKKYQIFSPAAEIFLQRLQQAFEA, from the coding sequence ATGGAAATCAGAGTTTTGCGCTATTTTTTGGCTGTGGCACGGGAAGAAAGTATTACCGCTGCCGCCAACTTCCTTCACCTGACACAGCCGACATTATCCAGGCAAATTCACGATTTGGAAGAGGAACTGGGGCAACAACTCCTAATCCGCAAAAGTCATCGCGTGGCACTGACTCCGGAAGGAATGCTGCTTCGCAAGCGCGCTGAAGAGATTCTCTCTATGGTTGACAAGACCGAATCGGAGTTCCGCTCTCTCGAAACTACCATCAGTGGTGACGTTTATATCGGCAGCGGCGAGACGCAAGCCGTTCGTCAGATTGCAAGAATCATCCGGCAGCTGCAGCAGGACTATCCAGACATTCATTACCATATGCACAGCGGCAACGCACAAGATATCACCGATCGCCTGGATAACGGATTACTGGATTTTGGCGTCCTGATTCAGCCTGCGGATATCACCAAGTACGATTCTCTTGTGCTGCCCGACAAGGATGTATGGGGTGTCATCATGCGCAAGGACAGCCCATTGGCCGCCAAACAATCCGTATGTAAAGAAGATTTGCGTTTTCTGCCGCTGCTTTGTTCACGCCAAGCGATCTTATCGCAACGGCACGGCAACGCCTTTGCATCCTGGTTCGGCTCCGAATTCGAAAAACTCAACATTGTCTGTACGTATAATCTGATTTACAACGCCGCTATTATGGTGGAAGAGGGTATCGGGTACGCGGTAACGCTGGATCATCTGGCAAACACATCTGCCAACAGCGCGTTGTGTTTTCGTCCACTGGTTCCCCGCCTGGAATCCGGGCTCAACATTGTTTGGAAGAAGTATCAGATTTTCTCTCCTGCAGCAGAGATCTTTCTGCAGAGATTGCAGCAGGCATTTGAAGCTTGA
- a CDS encoding IS3 family transposase, with protein MHLHSDQGAQYASQAYFELTQQYGITPSMSRRETPYDNAMAENFFSILKTECIYRHKPATLSEAKEMIDRYIYFYNHERIQSKTGVAPLTLRHSC; from the coding sequence TTGCACCTCCACAGCGACCAGGGTGCTCAGTACGCCTCACAAGCATATTTTGAGCTGACTCAACAATACGGCATCACACCTTCGATGTCAAGACGTGAGACCCCATATGACAATGCAATGGCGGAAAATTTCTTCTCTATCCTCAAAACAGAATGCATCTACCGCCACAAACCGGCGACTCTTTCTGAAGCCAAAGAGATGATTGACCGATACATCTATTTTTACAACCACGAGCGCATCCAAAGCAAAACAGGAGTGGCGCCGCTGACGTTGCGCCACTCCTGCTAA
- a CDS encoding cyclophilin-like fold protein, translating into MKQARPLFECLVSLGIAAVLLIGWLFQRSEAVASQAVLQRKGETAAYEQMQREGDTVKVQQIEIRVGESVYTVDLYENDTAQAFAELLPLQVTMQELNGNEKYIYLQEELPAKAQAVSSIRAGDLMLYGTDCVVLFYENFSTSYRYTRIGRVATPGGLQQALGTGTAKVVFQAVTTM; encoded by the coding sequence ATGAAACAGGCAAGACCCTTATTTGAGTGTTTGGTTTCGTTGGGTATAGCTGCAGTTCTGCTGATTGGTTGGCTATTTCAGAGGAGCGAAGCAGTAGCTTCACAGGCCGTTTTGCAACGCAAAGGTGAAACAGCTGCCTATGAACAGATGCAGCGGGAAGGGGATACAGTAAAAGTGCAGCAGATTGAAATCCGAGTAGGCGAATCCGTTTATACAGTGGATCTGTATGAAAATGATACCGCACAAGCATTTGCGGAACTTCTTCCCTTGCAAGTCACAATGCAGGAATTGAATGGTAACGAAAAGTACATCTATCTGCAGGAAGAGCTCCCTGCCAAGGCTCAGGCGGTTTCCTCTATTCGAGCCGGCGATCTCATGCTCTATGGGACAGACTGCGTTGTTTTGTTTTATGAGAATTTTTCTACTTCTTATCGATATACACGGATTGGCCGAGTTGCTACCCCGGGAGGGTTGCAACAAGCGCTTGGCACCGGCACGGCAAAGGTAGTCTTTCAGGCCGTGACGACGATGTAA